One Proteinivorax tanatarense DNA segment encodes these proteins:
- the ftcD gene encoding glutamate formimidoyltransferase yields MSIIQCVPNFSEGRDESVVKEIVESINAVEGVKVLDYSLDADHNRSVVTLVGSKESILDGAFEGAKKASELIDMTKHSGEHPRMGATDVIPFIPIKDVTMEECVEIAQKLGAKISDELNIPVFLYENAASASHRKNLAKVRKGEYEGLEEKMKEDKWKADFGPDTPNKKSGATAVGARMPLIAFNVNLNTNDLSIAKKIAKNVRLGGGGLHSVKAMGVELKERDIVQVSMNMVNYKKTPLYRVTELIKAEAKRWGVSVIGTEVIGLVPQEALIDSLEYYMGIEDFEKNQILENRLYQD; encoded by the coding sequence ATGTCGATTATTCAATGCGTGCCTAACTTTAGTGAAGGAAGAGATGAAAGCGTAGTAAAAGAGATTGTTGAATCAATCAACGCTGTCGAAGGAGTGAAAGTACTAGATTACTCACTGGATGCTGATCATAATCGCTCAGTGGTTACTTTAGTAGGAAGCAAAGAATCTATTTTAGATGGAGCCTTTGAGGGTGCGAAAAAGGCCAGTGAACTTATTGACATGACAAAACACAGTGGTGAACATCCACGAATGGGTGCTACCGATGTAATCCCTTTTATTCCAATTAAAGATGTTACAATGGAAGAATGTGTAGAAATTGCTCAAAAGCTAGGTGCAAAAATAAGCGATGAACTTAATATACCGGTTTTTCTCTATGAAAATGCTGCCAGTGCAAGTCATAGAAAGAACCTTGCTAAAGTAAGAAAAGGTGAGTATGAAGGTCTAGAAGAAAAAATGAAAGAGGATAAATGGAAGGCTGATTTCGGACCAGATACACCTAACAAAAAGTCTGGTGCTACAGCTGTAGGAGCAAGGATGCCTCTAATTGCATTTAATGTAAACTTAAATACCAACGACTTATCAATTGCTAAAAAAATAGCAAAAAATGTTCGTTTGGGTGGCGGAGGACTGCACAGCGTTAAAGCAATGGGTGTAGAATTAAAAGAAAGAGATATAGTTCAAGTTTCCATGAATATGGTGAACTACAAGAAAACTCCATTATATAGAGTGACAGAATTAATTAAAGCTGAAGCCAAAAGGTGGGGCGTTTCAGTTATAGGCACTGAAGTTATTGGGTTAGTGCCTCAAGAAGCATTAATAGACTCACTAGAATATTACATGGGTATCGAAGATTTTGAAAAAAATCAAATTCTAGAGAATAGACTATACCAAGATTAG
- the hutI gene encoding imidazolonepropionase, protein MEKIVIKNANIVTMAGFSHGPQKGKEFGELGVIEGGTLIMSNGKIDKVGKDGEFEIPEDAKVYDVEGRLVTPGLVDPHTHLAHYGSRENEYTWRIEGMPYIDILKNGGGILETVRQNRLATEEQIFEQSMENLKRMISFGVTTVESKSGYGLDWETELKQLKTNKKLQEETDIDIVSTFLGAHAIPTDFKNNPEEFVEKVIEMLPQAKEYATYCDVFCEEGVFTPEQSERILLEAKKHGFKVKLHADEIVPTGGAQLAAKLGADSADHLLCVDEEGMEMMAKEGVVAVLLPGTSFNLMTDKYAPAQSMIEKEVPIALASDFNPGSCPTENPQLIMTLACLNYKLTPAQTLAAYTINAAHSVGMADKIGSIEEGKQGDVVVFDCPNVDYIPYRFGISHTYSVFKKGKLIWEK, encoded by the coding sequence ATGGAAAAAATAGTAATAAAAAATGCTAATATTGTGACCATGGCTGGATTCAGCCATGGTCCTCAAAAAGGAAAAGAGTTTGGAGAGTTAGGTGTTATAGAAGGTGGAACTCTAATAATGTCAAATGGCAAGATTGACAAAGTGGGAAAAGACGGTGAATTTGAGATTCCAGAGGATGCAAAAGTATATGATGTAGAAGGTCGGCTTGTAACCCCAGGCCTGGTTGATCCTCATACCCATTTGGCACATTACGGAAGTAGAGAAAACGAATATACTTGGAGAATAGAAGGAATGCCGTATATCGACATATTAAAAAATGGTGGGGGTATTTTAGAAACAGTTAGGCAAAATAGATTAGCGACCGAGGAACAAATCTTTGAGCAATCGATGGAGAACCTTAAACGAATGATAAGTTTTGGTGTGACAACGGTGGAAAGCAAAAGTGGGTATGGATTGGATTGGGAAACAGAACTGAAGCAGCTAAAAACTAATAAAAAATTACAAGAGGAAACTGATATTGATATTGTATCTACGTTTCTTGGTGCCCATGCCATTCCAACTGATTTTAAAAACAATCCTGAAGAGTTTGTGGAAAAAGTAATCGAAATGTTGCCACAGGCTAAAGAGTATGCCACCTACTGTGATGTGTTTTGTGAAGAAGGAGTATTTACTCCTGAACAATCAGAGAGGATATTGTTAGAAGCTAAAAAGCACGGTTTTAAAGTAAAGCTTCATGCAGACGAAATAGTTCCTACAGGAGGAGCGCAATTGGCAGCTAAATTGGGTGCAGATAGTGCTGACCACCTTCTTTGTGTAGATGAGGAAGGAATGGAGATGATGGCCAAAGAAGGGGTTGTTGCGGTACTGTTACCGGGGACATCCTTTAACTTAATGACAGATAAGTATGCGCCAGCTCAATCTATGATTGAAAAGGAAGTTCCCATAGCGTTAGCGTCAGACTTTAATCCGGGAAGCTGTCCTACAGAAAATCCTCAATTAATAATGACATTGGCTTGTTTAAATTATAAATTAACACCAGCCCAGACTTTAGCAGCATATACTATAAATGCAGCTCATAGTGTAGGAATGGCAGATAAAATTGGTAGCATAGAAGAAGGTAAACAAGGTGATGTTGTGGTATTTGACTGTCCTAATGTAGATTATATTCCTTACAGGTTTGGTATCAGCCATACCTACAGTGTGTTTAAAAAAGGTAAGTTAATTTGGGAAAAATAA
- a CDS encoding formate--tetrahydrofolate ligase, translated as MKTDIQIAQEAKMKPITEIAQNIGLKPEEIEQYGSTKAKVSLKVWDRLKDKPDGKLILVTAINPTPAGEGKSTTTVGLGQALSKLDKNSMIALREPSLGPCMGVKGGAAGGGYAQVVPMEDINLHFTGDLHAITTAHNLLAAMLDNHIHKGNDLNIDPRRIVLKRVIDMNERALRNTVIGLGGRAQGVPREDGFDITVASEVMAILCLAKDITDLKERLGKIIVGYTYDKQPVTAAQLKANGAMALLLKDAIKPNLVQTLENTPAFIHGGPFANIAHGCNSVTATQLGLKLSDYLVTEAGFGADLGAEKFFDIKCRFADLKPDAVVLVATIRALKMHGGVDKEQLSKEDLEALEVGISNLEKQIENIKKFGVPLVVAVNKFPTDTDDEINFVIDKCKEMGVEVSLSDVWAKGSEGGLDLAEKVVKTIEEKPSNFKVLYDENKSIKEKVEAIAKEIYGADGVEFTSKAKSNIKQLEKLNLDKMPICMAKTQYSLSDNPSLLGKPKGFDITVREIKVSAGAGFLVALTGAVMTMPGLPKVPAAARMDIDEEGKISGLF; from the coding sequence ATGAAAACTGATATTCAGATTGCGCAAGAAGCGAAAATGAAGCCTATTACTGAAATTGCTCAAAATATTGGTTTAAAACCAGAAGAAATAGAGCAATATGGAAGTACAAAAGCAAAGGTGTCACTAAAAGTTTGGGATAGATTAAAGGATAAACCTGATGGCAAGCTTATACTAGTAACTGCTATAAATCCCACACCAGCAGGTGAGGGCAAATCAACCACTACTGTAGGCTTAGGCCAAGCACTATCTAAACTGGATAAAAACTCTATGATTGCACTTAGAGAGCCATCCTTAGGACCTTGTATGGGAGTAAAAGGAGGAGCTGCTGGAGGTGGCTATGCTCAAGTAGTGCCTATGGAGGATATAAACCTTCATTTTACAGGAGACCTTCATGCTATAACAACTGCACATAACCTATTGGCAGCTATGCTGGATAATCATATTCACAAAGGAAACGATCTTAACATTGACCCACGTAGAATTGTTTTAAAAAGAGTAATTGATATGAATGAAAGAGCTTTGAGAAATACAGTTATAGGCTTAGGAGGCCGTGCTCAAGGCGTGCCAAGAGAAGATGGGTTTGATATTACAGTAGCCTCAGAGGTTATGGCGATATTATGCCTTGCTAAAGATATAACTGACTTAAAAGAGAGGTTAGGAAAGATAATAGTAGGATACACATATGACAAACAGCCAGTCACTGCAGCACAGCTAAAGGCAAACGGAGCTATGGCATTATTACTAAAAGATGCAATCAAACCTAACTTAGTACAAACGTTAGAAAATACACCTGCTTTTATTCATGGAGGCCCATTTGCAAATATTGCCCATGGCTGCAACAGTGTAACGGCCACTCAGTTAGGTCTTAAGTTATCGGATTACCTGGTAACAGAAGCAGGCTTTGGAGCGGACCTAGGAGCTGAAAAGTTTTTTGATATAAAATGCAGATTTGCAGACTTAAAGCCAGATGCGGTTGTGTTAGTAGCCACAATTAGAGCGTTAAAGATGCATGGAGGCGTAGACAAGGAACAGTTGAGCAAAGAGGATCTAGAAGCTTTGGAGGTTGGTATATCAAACCTAGAAAAGCAAATAGAAAACATTAAAAAGTTCGGGGTTCCTTTAGTAGTTGCAGTGAACAAGTTTCCAACTGATACTGATGACGAAATAAATTTTGTTATTGACAAATGCAAAGAAATGGGTGTTGAGGTATCTCTTTCCGACGTTTGGGCAAAAGGGTCTGAAGGAGGATTAGATTTAGCTGAAAAAGTGGTAAAAACCATTGAAGAAAAGCCGAGTAACTTTAAAGTATTATATGATGAAAACAAAAGTATTAAGGAAAAAGTTGAAGCTATCGCTAAAGAAATCTATGGTGCCGATGGTGTTGAATTTACCTCTAAAGCAAAATCAAACATAAAACAGCTTGAGAAATTAAATTTAGATAAAATGCCAATTTGCATGGCTAAGACGCAGTACTCGCTATCTGATAACCCGAGTTTGCTGGGCAAGCCAAAGGGGTTTGATATTACAGTGCGAGAAATAAAAGTTTCTGCTGGTGCAGGGTTTTTAGTTGCTTTAACCGGGGCAGTTATGACGATGCCAGGATTACCCAAAGTGCCAGCTGCAGCAAGAATGGATATAGACGAAGAAGGGAAGATATCTGGTCTATTCTAA
- a CDS encoding CPBP family intramembrane glutamic endopeptidase, translating to MFNAIKEIYNNPIGKTLINLIFAIVFGISTLVYFISFSDSLGRTTEDYRIRNTYSFDEWTINFDYLTVDFSEGGFVVPGYQNDRVATLFIFGEGELSMHLPDSYKNKSGLDFPITDRVTEMLIPIHFDDYDRLKKDTIFFEEEAPLPDSYIQDRVDSSSDLLYQGNILGFNKIIPPTPMTNLAELTTKKQGTIRYLEDEYVTLEGSQIDKLTFKHPFRTPSYPPSDVNIAMLGYTIFLLMAFGGLIGFLTTDIPVKKLEMPCYLDVTPTILSITGITISTYIAYWLYMFFGLNQYLLLILYLMPLIYIGYTMFIAKVPVKFVGITTINIFKSLILAFVIFYVWFVVTSLEVVPSFSKFSIYDNFITLAMIMFVKQLIFRGFIQSSLDSLIGGAGSVIITSLLILPFPIMALYFNSLNTSYFIYILSSFCLILLISFSFHKTKNIVTPAILTTLIAYLTGVPF from the coding sequence ATGTTTAACGCTATTAAAGAGATATATAATAATCCTATCGGGAAAACCTTGATAAACTTAATCTTTGCTATAGTATTTGGAATTTCTACTTTAGTGTATTTTATTTCCTTCTCCGATAGCTTAGGTAGAACCACCGAGGATTACAGAATAAGAAACACCTACTCTTTTGATGAGTGGACAATCAACTTTGACTATCTTACTGTAGATTTCTCTGAAGGGGGTTTTGTAGTTCCTGGTTATCAAAATGATAGAGTAGCTACTTTATTTATATTTGGCGAAGGCGAACTGTCAATGCACCTCCCTGACTCATATAAAAATAAGTCAGGTTTAGATTTTCCTATCACAGATCGGGTGACGGAAATGCTTATACCAATTCACTTTGATGACTATGACCGCCTCAAAAAAGACACTATCTTTTTTGAAGAAGAGGCTCCACTCCCCGATTCATATATACAGGATAGGGTCGACAGCTCTTCTGACTTACTATACCAAGGGAACATATTGGGTTTCAATAAAATCATTCCCCCTACACCAATGACAAATTTGGCAGAACTAACTACAAAAAAACAGGGAACAATCCGCTATTTAGAGGATGAGTATGTAACACTTGAAGGAAGCCAAATTGATAAACTAACGTTTAAACATCCATTTAGAACTCCAAGTTATCCACCAAGTGATGTTAATATTGCTATGCTGGGATATACTATCTTTTTGTTAATGGCATTTGGAGGGTTGATTGGTTTTTTAACTACTGACATTCCAGTTAAAAAGCTTGAAATGCCTTGCTATTTAGATGTAACACCTACTATTCTAAGTATAACAGGGATTACAATATCAACATATATCGCTTATTGGCTATATATGTTTTTCGGCTTAAACCAGTATCTATTACTCATATTGTACCTAATGCCCTTAATCTATATAGGTTACACTATGTTCATAGCAAAGGTTCCAGTTAAGTTTGTCGGAATTACTACTATCAATATATTTAAGTCCCTTATTTTAGCTTTTGTTATTTTTTATGTATGGTTTGTGGTAACCAGTTTGGAGGTCGTTCCTTCCTTCTCCAAATTCTCCATTTACGATAATTTTATAACTCTAGCAATGATTATGTTTGTAAAACAATTGATTTTTAGAGGTTTTATACAAAGTTCTTTAGATTCGTTAATAGGTGGAGCTGGTTCTGTTATTATAACTTCCTTACTCATCTTACCTTTTCCTATAATGGCGCTTTATTTCAACTCTTTAAACACATCTTACTTCATTTATATATTATCATCTTTTTGTTTAATTCTGCTTATCTCTTTTAGTTTTCACAAGACGAAAAACATTGTAACCCCAGCTATATTAACAACTCTAATAGCCTACCTAACCGGGGTTCCCTTTTAA
- the nadA gene encoding quinolinate synthase NadA — MVTTDIKKIQQEIHRLKEEKNAIILGHYYQRPEIQEVADFVGDSFGLSQQAQQTDADVIVFCGVHFMAESAKILSPDKKVILPEPEAGCPMADMANVEQLKEMKKKHPKAAVVAYVNTTAAVKAHADICCTSANVLKVVQSLPQQEIIYLPDKNMGDYLSNQTDKTIIRWPGYCYTHNWLTIEDVENAKAECPDAKVVVHPECADEIVKMADKVTGTSGIIKYAGESDAKTFIVGTEQGLETALKKEHPEKNFVFPSKKLICAQMKANTIEKVHESLNTLTPEIHVPEEIRVAAKKSLDKMLQVK, encoded by the coding sequence ATGGTGACTACAGATATAAAAAAAATCCAACAGGAAATTCATAGATTAAAGGAAGAAAAAAATGCTATTATATTAGGGCATTATTATCAAAGACCAGAGATTCAAGAGGTCGCTGACTTTGTTGGAGACTCTTTTGGTTTAAGTCAACAGGCACAGCAAACAGATGCTGATGTTATTGTGTTTTGTGGAGTTCACTTTATGGCGGAAAGTGCTAAAATTTTATCGCCGGATAAAAAAGTAATATTACCAGAACCAGAAGCAGGCTGTCCAATGGCTGATATGGCTAACGTTGAGCAATTAAAAGAAATGAAAAAGAAACACCCAAAAGCGGCAGTTGTAGCATACGTTAATACAACAGCTGCAGTCAAGGCTCATGCCGATATTTGCTGCACGTCAGCCAATGTTTTAAAAGTAGTGCAATCTTTGCCACAACAGGAGATTATTTATCTGCCTGATAAGAATATGGGAGATTACCTTTCAAATCAAACAGATAAAACGATTATTAGATGGCCTGGTTATTGTTATACTCATAATTGGTTAACTATTGAAGATGTAGAAAATGCCAAAGCAGAATGCCCTGATGCTAAGGTTGTTGTTCATCCTGAATGTGCTGATGAGATAGTAAAAATGGCGGACAAAGTAACAGGTACAAGTGGGATAATAAAGTATGCAGGAGAAAGCGATGCCAAAACATTTATAGTTGGGACAGAGCAAGGACTAGAAACAGCACTAAAAAAAGAGCATCCTGAAAAAAACTTTGTATTCCCTAGCAAAAAATTGATATGTGCTCAAATGAAAGCTAATACGATTGAAAAGGTACATGAATCTTTAAATACCCTGACCCCCGAAATACATGTTCCCGAAGAAATAAGGGTTGCGGCAAAAAAATCTTTGGATAAAATGCTACAGGTTAAATAA
- the nadB gene encoding L-aspartate oxidase, protein MSLRYIYNYSNIDTCTCLNADVVIIGSGLAGLYTALQLDSTLKVVMLTKDILSESNTEYAQGGIAAAICREDSPGIHKDDTINAGHGLCEKDIVDMVVSKGPKCIKSLLDYGVKFDQSEGEIALTREGAHSRRRVLHAKGDGTGKVIRETLEKCLIKRKNVKVLEKTFAIDIITEGKEVNGVTYLDENNKCKIIETPYVVVASGGASQLYSYTTNPEVSTGDGIAMAYRAGAKMRDMEFVQFHPTALYLKNTPRFLISEAVRGEGAVLKNPDSERFMEKYHPKLQDLAPRDIVSRAMAEEMEKFQCQHLYLDISHLSKDKFAKRFPTIYKTCQKYGLNLPGDLIPVAPAAHYFMGGIAIDFYGRTNIKGLLACGEATSSGLHGANRLASNSLLEALVYGDNIAEYIKENPLESNVKNIEVTTIGTPLVVKDSEEELLTAKMWELAGIKRNRKKLVDLSTYLNQKEIGLVENRDEMEYVNMLTIAKLVCKGALMREESRGGHFREDFPFTDKKFKVHINFIKNEAWTSSL, encoded by the coding sequence TTGAGCTTGCGCTATATTTATAACTATTCTAATATTGATACATGTACATGTCTAAATGCAGATGTTGTAATTATAGGTTCTGGGTTAGCGGGTCTTTATACAGCTTTGCAGCTAGACTCTACACTTAAAGTAGTAATGCTTACAAAAGATATCCTTTCTGAAAGTAATACAGAATATGCTCAAGGTGGGATAGCTGCTGCAATATGTCGCGAAGACTCTCCTGGCATTCATAAAGATGATACAATAAATGCTGGCCATGGTTTATGCGAAAAAGATATTGTGGATATGGTTGTTTCGAAAGGGCCTAAATGCATCAAAAGCCTCTTAGATTATGGTGTAAAGTTTGATCAGTCTGAGGGTGAAATAGCTTTAACAAGGGAAGGAGCTCACAGCCGACGACGGGTGTTACACGCAAAAGGAGATGGCACTGGCAAAGTTATTAGAGAAACATTGGAGAAGTGTCTTATTAAAAGGAAAAATGTAAAGGTGCTAGAGAAAACTTTTGCTATAGATATTATAACGGAAGGCAAAGAAGTAAATGGAGTTACTTATTTGGATGAAAACAATAAGTGCAAAATAATTGAAACACCTTATGTTGTTGTGGCTAGTGGTGGAGCAAGCCAGCTATACTCCTATACCACTAATCCCGAAGTGTCTACAGGTGATGGAATAGCTATGGCTTACAGAGCTGGTGCTAAAATGAGGGATATGGAGTTTGTGCAATTTCATCCTACAGCGTTGTATCTTAAGAACACTCCACGTTTTTTGATCTCAGAGGCAGTAAGAGGTGAGGGTGCGGTGTTGAAAAACCCTGATAGCGAAAGATTTATGGAGAAATATCATCCTAAGCTTCAAGACTTAGCACCAAGAGATATAGTTTCTAGAGCTATGGCTGAAGAAATGGAAAAATTCCAATGCCAACACTTATACTTAGATATATCCCATTTATCAAAAGATAAATTTGCAAAAAGGTTTCCAACCATATATAAAACATGTCAAAAATACGGATTGAATCTTCCTGGAGACCTTATTCCAGTAGCACCTGCAGCTCATTACTTTATGGGAGGTATAGCGATAGATTTTTATGGTAGAACTAACATAAAAGGGTTATTAGCCTGTGGTGAAGCCACCAGTAGTGGTTTACATGGGGCAAACCGATTAGCTAGCAACTCTCTTTTAGAAGCACTAGTATATGGAGACAACATTGCGGAATATATAAAAGAAAACCCTCTAGAAAGTAATGTTAAAAATATAGAAGTTACAACCATAGGGACTCCTTTGGTAGTTAAAGACTCAGAAGAGGAGTTATTGACAGCTAAAATGTGGGAATTAGCTGGTATTAAAAGAAACAGAAAAAAATTAGTTGATCTTTCTACATATTTGAATCAAAAGGAAATAGGTCTTGTGGAAAATAGAGACGAAATGGAATATGTTAACATGCTGACCATTGCTAAACTCGTGTGTAAAGGTGCCCTAATGAGAGAGGAAAGCAGGGGTGGACATTTTAGAGAAGACTTTCCTTTTACTGATAAAAAATTTAAAGTACATATAAACTTTATAAAAAATGAAGCTTGGACAAGTTCGTTATAA
- the nadC gene encoding carboxylating nicotinate-nucleotide diphosphorylase, with translation MEKILIREKLLKFLKEDLGHGDLTTESLVPDVQTANGIIYAKKNGVVSGLDIAREVFMMLDNQTRWVEYKQDGEVVKEGEVLAEVIGKASVILKGERLALNLLQRMSGIATQTADYVSRIKGAHCKVVDTRKTTPGLREFEKYAVKCGGGYNHRFALYDAVMIKDNHIKLAGSIESAVEKARENIPHTIKIEVEVETNEQAQQAVKSGADIIMLDNMSVEEMNQAVKTIAGKAITEASGGITLQTITAVSETGVDFISVGALTHSVKALDISLDINYKKE, from the coding sequence ATGGAGAAAATTTTGATAAGAGAAAAATTGTTAAAATTTCTAAAAGAAGACTTAGGTCATGGCGATTTAACGACAGAAAGTTTAGTACCTGATGTTCAAACAGCTAATGGCATAATTTACGCCAAAAAAAATGGGGTCGTTTCTGGACTAGATATTGCAAGGGAAGTATTTATGATGCTAGATAATCAAACAAGATGGGTAGAATATAAGCAGGATGGCGAAGTAGTTAAAGAAGGTGAAGTGTTAGCTGAAGTGATTGGCAAGGCATCAGTTATATTAAAAGGTGAACGCCTTGCATTAAATTTATTGCAACGGATGTCTGGAATAGCTACTCAAACTGCTGACTACGTTTCTAGGATTAAAGGTGCTCATTGCAAGGTTGTAGACACCCGAAAGACTACTCCAGGATTAAGAGAATTTGAAAAATATGCCGTAAAATGTGGAGGGGGCTACAATCATAGGTTTGCACTCTATGATGCTGTTATGATTAAAGATAATCATATTAAATTAGCAGGTTCAATAGAAAGTGCGGTAGAAAAAGCTAGAGAAAACATTCCACATACAATAAAAATAGAGGTTGAGGTTGAAACAAATGAGCAGGCTCAACAAGCTGTAAAAAGTGGTGCAGATATTATTATGCTTGATAACATGAGCGTTGAAGAGATGAATCAAGCGGTAAAAACAATAGCCGGTAAAGCTATAACAGAGGCTTCAGGAGGAATAACACTTCAAACTATTACTGCAGTTTCTGAAACGGGAGTTGATTTTATATCTGTAGGTGCTCTAACCCACTCTGTTAAAGCCTTAGACATAAGTCTTGATATAAATTACAAAAAAGAATAA
- a CDS encoding type III pantothenate kinase, whose product MLLALDVGNSNIVVGLYHHEILKESWRISTIKDRTADEYGVILKNLFKYSQMDIEVTGVIISSVVPPVMPALKEMSEKYFHIDPVVIGPGIKTKMPIKYESPREVGADRIVNAVAAYHKYGGPTIIVDYGTATTFCVVSKSGEYLGGCIAPGIGISTEALFNKAAKLPRIQIEKPENVIGRNTVQSMQSGIFYGFIGQLDGMVLQLKKELKQPAKVVATGGIAELIASESMEVDVVDPLLTLEGLRIIFHTNQR is encoded by the coding sequence ATGCTATTAGCGCTAGACGTAGGAAATTCTAATATTGTGGTTGGTCTTTACCACCATGAGATTTTAAAAGAGAGTTGGAGGATTTCTACAATCAAGGATAGAACAGCTGACGAGTATGGGGTGATTTTGAAAAACCTCTTTAAATATTCTCAGATGGATATTGAAGTGACTGGGGTGATTATATCCTCAGTAGTTCCACCGGTCATGCCTGCTTTAAAGGAAATGTCTGAGAAATACTTTCATATCGATCCTGTGGTAATAGGTCCTGGCATAAAAACAAAAATGCCTATAAAGTATGAAAGTCCAAGGGAAGTAGGTGCAGACCGTATTGTTAATGCAGTTGCTGCTTATCATAAGTATGGAGGCCCTACGATTATTGTTGACTACGGTACTGCAACTACATTTTGTGTAGTGTCGAAGAGTGGGGAGTATTTAGGTGGTTGTATTGCCCCAGGTATAGGTATTTCTACAGAGGCTTTATTTAATAAAGCAGCTAAGCTTCCTAGAATTCAAATAGAAAAACCAGAAAATGTAATCGGAAGAAATACAGTTCAGAGCATGCAAAGCGGAATTTTTTATGGGTTTATTGGGCAGCTAGATGGGATGGTTTTACAATTAAAAAAAGAATTAAAACAACCAGCAAAAGTAGTTGCTACAGGAGGAATTGCGGAGTTAATTGCCTCTGAAAGTATGGAAGTGGATGTAGTTGATCCTCTTTTAACCTTGGAAGGTCTAAGAATCATTTTTCACACTAATCAGAGGTAG
- a CDS encoding rhodanese-like domain-containing protein, translating to MESKGKERNRIFFKTVLILLIPSVLLIIFGILLLPSDLGGQYIEITGEEAEIIVETNEVQIIDLRPQHQYEKTHIPQSINLSEEVVTERYHSLDKREITIVIPHTGNDGEEIARFLVDQGFADVYILKAGIEDWPGDLEKN from the coding sequence GTGGAGAGTAAAGGAAAAGAAAGAAATCGGATTTTCTTTAAGACTGTTTTAATATTGTTAATACCATCAGTGTTATTGATAATATTTGGCATTTTGTTGTTGCCTAGTGATTTAGGAGGCCAATATATAGAAATCACTGGTGAAGAAGCAGAAATTATAGTTGAAACAAATGAAGTGCAAATTATAGATTTGCGTCCACAACATCAATATGAAAAAACTCATATACCGCAATCCATTAACCTATCTGAGGAAGTTGTGACGGAACGTTACCATAGTTTAGATAAGAGAGAGATAACTATTGTTATACCTCATACTGGTAATGATGGAGAAGAGATAGCAAGATTTTTAGTTGACCAGGGCTTTGCAGATGTATATATACTAAAAGCAGGGATTGAAGATTGGCCGGGCGATTTAGAAAAAAATTGA
- the dusB gene encoding tRNA dihydrouridine synthase DusB has translation MNYSKQLKKNPLVLAPMAGVTDYVYRGIVKEHNCGIMYTEMVSLKGLIHKNSKTKRILDFNEEQRPIVAQVFGSNISDFKEGIPIVEQWGIDGIDINMGCPTPKIVKNGDGAALLKNLDLAEKLLSTAIKFSRSPVSIKIRLGWDSDNLVVKDFVKMAENAGAATVAIHGRTREQFYSGKADWDQIAEVKSQSSLPIIANGDVFFPEDAEKILKYTGCEGVMIGRGAMGNPWIFSNTMDLLTNKCYTPPSKLEIINQAIGHLRKQVEYFGETLGVKVMRKHLAWYLKGMKNSSDVKMKIHRTENVKEVIKILEKYKKENS, from the coding sequence ATGAATTATAGTAAACAACTGAAAAAGAATCCATTAGTGCTGGCTCCAATGGCTGGTGTAACTGATTATGTTTACAGGGGGATTGTTAAAGAACACAATTGCGGGATTATGTATACAGAAATGGTGAGCTTAAAAGGTTTGATACATAAAAATAGTAAAACAAAAAGAATTTTAGATTTTAATGAAGAACAAAGACCAATAGTAGCACAAGTATTCGGCAGTAATATTTCTGACTTTAAAGAGGGTATCCCCATTGTAGAGCAGTGGGGTATCGATGGGATTGACATAAATATGGGGTGTCCTACGCCCAAAATAGTTAAGAATGGCGATGGAGCTGCTCTTTTAAAGAATTTAGACTTAGCGGAAAAGCTATTATCTACTGCAATAAAATTTTCTAGGTCTCCAGTGTCTATAAAAATTAGGTTAGGCTGGGACAGTGATAATTTAGTAGTGAAGGACTTTGTCAAAATGGCAGAAAATGCGGGGGCAGCCACAGTTGCAATACACGGTAGAACAAGGGAACAATTTTATTCTGGAAAGGCAGATTGGGATCAAATTGCAGAGGTTAAGTCTCAAAGCTCGCTACCAATCATAGCAAATGGAGACGTATTTTTTCCTGAAGATGCCGAAAAAATTTTAAAATACACAGGCTGTGAAGGTGTGATGATAGGAAGGGGCGCTATGGGTAATCCTTGGATATTTAGTAACACTATGGACTTGCTGACTAACAAGTGCTACACTCCACCTTCTAAATTAGAGATTATTAATCAAGCAATCGGCCATTTAAGGAAACAAGTAGAATACTTTGGTGAAACCTTAGGAGTGAAAGTGATGAGAAAGCACTTGGCTTGGTATCTTAAAGGAATGAAAAATTCATCGGATGTTAAAATGAAGATTCATCGTACAGAAAATGTTAAAGAAGTAATAAAAATACTGGAAAAATATAAAAAAGAAAATAGCTAA